One Campylobacter sp. RM16192 genomic region harbors:
- a CDS encoding metal-sulfur cluster assembly factor: protein MKDKIYKALSNIVDPEVGFDIVSLGFIYDVKENDGRAVVTMTLSTRSCPLHELILCWVKEATLSVEGVNECDINLVWEPAWNISMASDEVKAALGA from the coding sequence ATGAAGGATAAAATTTACAAAGCGCTTTCAAATATAGTCGATCCCGAAGTGGGATTTGACATAGTGTCTTTGGGGTTTATATATGATGTTAAGGAAAATGATGGCAGGGCGGTTGTTACGATGACGCTTTCAACTCGTTCTTGCCCGCTTCATGAGCTCATTTTATGTTGGGTTAAAGAGGCAACTTTAAGTGTTGAAGGGGTAAATGAATGCGATATAAATTTGGTTTGGGAACCGGCTTGGAATATCTCTATGGCAAGCGATGAGGTAAAAGCAGCTCTTGGAGCTTGA
- the ftsZ gene encoding cell division protein FtsZ — protein MSGFTVEEKKSTYGAKIKVVGVGGGGGNMINHMIRESGGNIDIDLIVANTDVKALENSLAYTKLQLGEKKTKGLGAGMMPEVGREAAQESYEEIKSTLEYSDIVFIASGLGGGTGTGAAPIIAQVAKEVGALTIAVVTTPFPFEGKKRKKLADMGLEELRKESDSIVVIPNNKLLTLIDKKAGIKDSFKIVDDVLARAVSGMSTIVLGSGKSDINLDFADVKKVMEHRGMALMGVGEAEGEEAAQEAIKNAIQSPLLDDVSINGAMGVLVHFKIHPECPMSDIDEAMTIINDAADEYADIIFGTTSDDNIENNKVQVTIVATGFKSKEEKTTTTEQPIQNCSSNPFLNQRLHKLKVSGGYDSEEAQAILELPTYIRHQMD, from the coding sequence ATGAGTGGCTTTACTGTAGAGGAGAAAAAAAGCACTTACGGCGCTAAGATTAAAGTCGTAGGTGTTGGCGGTGGCGGCGGAAATATGATAAATCATATGATAAGAGAGAGTGGCGGAAATATAGACATTGATCTAATTGTAGCCAATACTGATGTCAAAGCTCTTGAAAACTCTTTAGCATATACCAAGCTTCAATTAGGAGAGAAAAAAACTAAAGGTCTTGGCGCAGGAATGATGCCTGAAGTAGGACGAGAGGCCGCCCAAGAAAGCTACGAAGAGATAAAAAGCACACTCGAATACTCAGACATTGTATTTATAGCTTCAGGTCTTGGCGGAGGTACAGGCACAGGAGCTGCTCCTATAATAGCGCAGGTGGCTAAAGAAGTTGGAGCTCTAACAATAGCCGTAGTCACAACTCCATTTCCTTTTGAGGGTAAGAAACGTAAAAAATTAGCAGATATGGGTCTTGAAGAGCTCAGAAAAGAGAGTGACTCAATAGTTGTTATTCCAAATAACAAGCTGCTAACACTTATAGACAAAAAAGCAGGCATTAAAGATAGCTTTAAGATAGTAGATGATGTATTAGCACGTGCGGTAAGCGGAATGAGTACAATAGTACTTGGCTCAGGAAAGAGCGATATAAATCTTGACTTTGCGGATGTTAAAAAAGTAATGGAGCATAGAGGAATGGCTCTAATGGGGGTTGGCGAAGCTGAAGGCGAAGAAGCAGCTCAAGAGGCTATCAAAAACGCTATCCAATCTCCACTTCTTGATGATGTCTCCATAAATGGTGCAATGGGTGTATTGGTTCACTTTAAAATTCACCCAGAATGTCCAATGTCTGATATAGACGAGGCCATGACTATCATAAATGATGCAGCAGACGAGTATGCTGATATAATTTTTGGCACAACTTCAGATGACAACATAGAAAACAATAAGGTTCAAGTTACAATAGTAGCCACAGGCTTTAAGAGCAAAGAGGAGAAAACAACTACCACAGAACAACCTATTCAAAATTGTTCAAGTAATCCATTTTTAAACCAAAGACTACACAAACTAAAAGTAAGCGGCGGATATGATAGTGAAGAGGCTCAAGCTATACTTGAACTGCCTACATACATCAGACATCAAATGGACTAA
- the ftsA gene encoding cell division protein FtsA: protein MSTKILGIDVGSIEVCAVIAQHDENGLKIIGIGTAKTQGIKKGIITNIELASKSIKNALMDAQRIAGTYYEKVVVSISGAYTKSVDSNGVVNIPNHEIGIKEINRSMFESDRRALIHNDYEKLHILPYNFKVDDQEHIEDPLGMNGSRLEVQTHIITAQKSSLSNLRKALNLAGVEPDNIVLSSYASAIATLNQDEKDLGVALIDMGGATCDMIVHSGNSIRYNEFLGVGSANITNDLSAALHTPLLKAEEIKINYGSLINRANELVEIPPINDDGKVQEVSLDVISNVIYARAEETLMILAKMLEDSGYKNSIAAGVVLTGGMIKLEGIRDLASAIFDNMPIRIAKPRETEGLYEIMRDPANSCAIGLCMYGAGYFTPYEIDSEKKMRYKDESIVKNKNLKNIVQDPKNQNTNTQNDANNKMFQGSVLDDEFDPEDLKIEDKHELADIVNINKEKKDSWLSQAWQKMTQLF, encoded by the coding sequence TTGAGCACTAAAATTCTAGGCATTGATGTCGGCTCCATAGAAGTATGTGCCGTAATAGCTCAGCATGACGAAAATGGACTTAAAATAATCGGCATCGGAACAGCAAAAACACAGGGTATAAAAAAAGGGATAATCACAAATATTGAGCTAGCTTCAAAATCTATAAAAAACGCTTTAATGGATGCTCAAAGAATAGCTGGAACCTATTACGAAAAGGTTGTAGTATCAATTTCTGGCGCGTATACAAAAAGTGTAGATAGTAACGGAGTTGTAAATATACCAAATCATGAAATAGGAATTAAAGAGATAAATCGCTCAATGTTTGAATCAGATAGAAGAGCTTTAATTCATAATGATTATGAAAAGCTTCACATACTTCCTTACAACTTTAAAGTAGATGATCAAGAGCACATAGAAGATCCTTTAGGAATGAACGGAAGTAGACTTGAGGTCCAAACCCATATAATAACAGCGCAAAAATCTTCACTTAGCAATCTAAGAAAAGCTTTAAATTTAGCTGGAGTCGAGCCTGATAATATAGTTCTTTCAAGCTATGCCTCAGCCATAGCCACTCTAAATCAAGATGAAAAAGATCTAGGTGTAGCGCTTATAGATATGGGAGGCGCCACTTGCGATATGATAGTACATTCCGGAAATTCTATAAGATATAACGAATTTTTAGGAGTCGGCTCTGCTAATATCACAAACGATCTTTCAGCAGCGCTTCATACTCCACTTTTAAAAGCCGAAGAGATAAAGATAAACTATGGCTCACTTATAAATAGAGCCAATGAGCTGGTTGAAATTCCACCTATAAATGATGATGGAAAAGTTCAAGAAGTCTCACTTGATGTCATATCAAACGTTATTTACGCAAGAGCCGAAGAGACTCTTATGATACTTGCAAAAATGCTAGAAGATAGTGGCTACAAAAACTCCATTGCAGCAGGAGTCGTTCTAACAGGAGGCATGATAAAGCTTGAAGGTATAAGAGATCTGGCATCTGCCATCTTTGATAACATGCCTATTAGAATAGCAAAACCAAGAGAAACAGAGGGGCTTTATGAGATCATGAGGGATCCTGCTAACTCTTGTGCTATCGGTCTTTGTATGTATGGCGCAGGATATTTTACTCCATACGAAATAGATTCTGAGAAGAAGATGAGATATAAAGATGAGTCTATCGTAAAAAATAAAAATTTGAAAAACATAGTTCAAGATCCGAAGAATCAAAATACAAATACACAAAATGATGCTAATAACAAAATGTTTCAAGGAAGTGTTTTGGATGATGAATTTGATCCAGAAGACTTAAAAATAGAAGACAAACACGAATTAGCTGATATTGTGAATATTAACAAAGAGAAAAAAGATAGTTGGCTTTCGCAAGCTTGGCAAAAAATGACACAACTATTTTAA
- a CDS encoding peptidylprolyl isomerase: protein MITWMQKHKKYLVVTIWISTIAFVGAGFVGWGAYSMNTEKSTSIAKVGHRAISVQEFKNKYGELYSYYNQLLDGKLTEEKAKEMGIENLAIESLVQENLLLNFADDLGLGVNDDDIVKYIVADQNFQIDGKFSKDLYNDVLKRARINPADYEKNLKRAVLLDKLRHAINLPTNKNDIDMMTSSFLMQDRVSLQVVKAAENEITIDEDGVKKLWEESKGNYKTKTEYNLETSFIPAISADVNVTELKEFYNENKNSYKNNEDKIQEFETVKNDVLKDYNFKISKKIALEEYLLVKKGEKKLSDKQKILEDDFSFPIIDELKSLKAGDMIKPFEFSKENQDGYMIAKLVEVKKPEIMSYKQAREQVLSVYKDRKEKELVEQKAKKLLNDGFKGKDIGFISRDSDLNIEDLSSTEFNAFVSNLFDSNNKQGYVLLDNKAVVYEILEQKLLNNKKENEYKDIVTQNVSYLKNSELIKDLTSALQKRYQVEYYYKR from the coding sequence ATGATAACTTGGATGCAAAAGCATAAAAAATACTTAGTGGTCACTATTTGGATAAGCACTATAGCATTCGTCGGAGCAGGCTTTGTCGGATGGGGAGCTTATAGCATGAACACCGAAAAATCTACTTCGATAGCCAAAGTCGGACATAGAGCGATAAGTGTCCAAGAATTTAAAAATAAATATGGCGAACTATACTCTTATTACAATCAACTGCTTGATGGAAAACTAACAGAAGAAAAGGCCAAAGAGATGGGGATTGAAAATTTGGCTATAGAGTCTTTGGTGCAAGAAAATTTGTTGTTAAACTTCGCTGATGATCTAGGGCTTGGCGTAAATGATGACGACATAGTTAAATACATAGTTGCCGATCAAAATTTTCAAATTGACGGCAAATTTAGTAAAGACCTTTACAATGACGTTTTAAAAAGAGCCAGAATAAATCCTGCAGATTATGAAAAAAATCTAAAAAGAGCAGTATTGCTTGACAAATTAAGACATGCAATAAATTTACCTACAAACAAAAACGACATAGACATGATGACATCTAGCTTCTTGATGCAAGATAGAGTTTCTTTGCAAGTTGTAAAAGCGGCAGAAAATGAGATAACCATAGATGAAGACGGAGTAAAAAAACTATGGGAAGAAAGCAAGGGAAACTATAAAACAAAAACAGAATATAACCTAGAAACAAGCTTTATACCTGCGATAAGTGCCGATGTGAACGTAACAGAATTAAAAGAATTTTACAATGAAAATAAAAATTCATACAAAAACAACGAAGATAAAATTCAAGAATTTGAGACAGTCAAAAATGATGTCTTAAAAGATTATAACTTCAAAATCAGTAAAAAAATAGCGCTTGAAGAGTATCTTTTAGTAAAAAAAGGCGAGAAAAAACTTAGCGACAAACAAAAAATATTAGAGGATGACTTCAGCTTCCCTATAATAGACGAACTAAAAAGCTTAAAAGCTGGCGACATGATAAAACCTTTTGAATTTTCCAAAGAGAATCAAGATGGTTATATGATAGCAAAATTAGTAGAGGTTAAAAAACCAGAAATAATGAGCTACAAGCAAGCTAGAGAGCAAGTATTGTCTGTATACAAAGATAGGAAAGAGAAAGAATTAGTAGAGCAAAAGGCTAAAAAATTACTAAATGATGGCTTTAAAGGTAAGGATATAGGCTTTATAAGTAGAGATTCTGATTTGAATATAGAAGATCTAAGCAGCACAGAATTTAACGCTTTTGTTAGTAACTTGTTTGATAGCAATAACAAACAAGGATATGTGTTATTAGACAATAAAGCCGTTGTATACGAAATTTTGGAACAAAAGTTGCTTAATAATAAAAAGGAAAATGAGTATAAAGATATAGTAACACAAAATGTTAGTTATCTTAAAAATAGCGAACTCATTAAAGACCTAACAAGTGCGTTACAAAAACGTTATCAAGTAGAATATTATTACAAAAGGTAG
- a CDS encoding class II aldolase and adducin N-terminal domain-containing protein, whose protein sequence is MDLKYSAEQISKISLSMFRKNFLGIFHGSISARIEFEQFLINKKNAIFDNLKEEDLVLLNSKKDYRWNDASLDADIHINIYKNINEAKYVCYAMPPYLTAYTLNHTFIKPKDYFGYMKHHEIPIYDPKQFDDWYERADTEIYRYMKENKTNMIIIKGYGVYVYNRTAYQLAKDVAILENTCKLLHIAHSYEI, encoded by the coding sequence ATGGATTTAAAATATTCAGCCGAACAGATAAGTAAAATTTCACTCTCTATGTTTAGGAAGAATTTTTTAGGTATTTTTCATGGCTCAATATCTGCCAGAATAGAGTTTGAACAGTTTTTGATAAATAAAAAAAATGCTATTTTTGATAATCTTAAAGAGGAAGATTTAGTCCTTTTAAATTCCAAAAAAGACTATAGATGGAATGATGCGAGCTTAGATGCTGACATACACATAAATATTTACAAAAACATAAATGAGGCCAAATATGTCTGTTATGCGATGCCTCCTTATTTAACCGCATATACTTTAAATCACACTTTTATCAAACCAAAAGATTATTTTGGATACATGAAACATCATGAAATTCCAATATACGATCCAAAACAATTTGACGATTGGTACGAAAGAGCGGATACTGAAATTTATCGTTATATGAAAGAAAATAAAACAAACATGATCATCATAAAAGGTTATGGGGTGTATGTCTATAACAGAACTGCGTATCAGCTCGCAAAAGACGTTGCAATTCTTGAAAATACGTGCAAATTACTTCATATAGCACACTCATACGAAATATAG
- the rsmH gene encoding 16S rRNA (cytosine(1402)-N(4))-methyltransferase RsmH yields the protein MESPHIPVLLEEVLSAFDDIKNGSVVDCTLGYAGHSSAILANNKNVNLIACDRDDEAINFSSCRLKEFAGRVKIYKSRFSEILNKIDTKEVRGILADIGVSSLQLDKDDRGFSLKSENLDMRMDRDSQISAFDVVNFYDEDRLAQIFRDYGELTNAKQIASKIILARKNGEIKSASELANIIGTKFLKNRSISPATLAFQAIRIEVNNELAELETLLDAIENSDIDNCVVAIISFHSLEDRIVKTRFKKWVKSCICDDSAMRCTCGNNHSKGKIITKKAIMASSKEIKENPRSSCAKMRVFKILRGNNAR from the coding sequence TTGGAATCGCCACATATTCCCGTTTTGTTAGAGGAAGTTTTGTCAGCTTTTGATGATATTAAAAATGGAAGTGTCGTGGATTGTACTCTTGGTTACGCGGGTCATTCTAGTGCTATTTTGGCTAACAATAAAAATGTAAATTTAATAGCTTGCGATAGAGATGATGAGGCTATTAATTTTTCATCTTGCAGACTTAAAGAATTTGCCGGTAGAGTTAAAATTTACAAGAGTAGATTTTCTGAAATTTTAAATAAAATCGATACAAAAGAGGTTCGCGGAATTTTAGCAGATATTGGAGTCTCATCTCTTCAACTTGACAAAGATGATCGAGGTTTTAGTCTAAAAAGTGAAAATTTGGATATGAGAATGGATAGAGATTCTCAAATTTCAGCCTTTGATGTTGTAAATTTTTACGACGAAGATAGATTGGCTCAAATTTTTAGAGATTACGGTGAGCTTACAAATGCAAAGCAGATTGCTTCAAAGATAATTTTGGCAAGAAAAAATGGTGAGATAAAGAGCGCTAGTGAGCTTGCAAATATAATAGGAACTAAATTTTTAAAAAATAGAAGCATAAGTCCTGCTACCTTGGCTTTTCAGGCAATTAGAATAGAAGTCAATAACGAATTAGCAGAGCTTGAGACTCTACTTGACGCTATAGAAAATTCAGATATTGATAACTGTGTAGTGGCTATAATAAGCTTTCACTCGCTTGAAGACAGGATAGTAAAAACAAGATTTAAAAAGTGGGTCAAAAGTTGTATCTGTGATGATTCCGCAATGCGCTGTACTTGCGGAAATAATCACTCAAAAGGCAAAATAATAACAAAAAAAGCTATAATGGCATCCTCTAAAGAGATAAAAGAAAACCCAAGAAGTAGCTGTGCAAAGATGAGGGTGTTTAAAATTTTAAGAGGCAATAATGCAAGATAA
- a CDS encoding D-amino-acid transaminase, producing MNGIVYINGEFVKADEAKVSAFDRGFIFGDGIYEVVPVLNGKLVDREDFWHRFDNSLAAIELNLPCSKSEFEDILKEVISKNSLQEGGVYMQITRGVAERNFKFLKGLKPTIFVFCYEQKIIENPDSKTGIEIVGVEDIRWKRRDIKSISLLAQCYAKEQAVKRGAYEGFMVEDGFVTEATSSSAFIIKDGVLITKPLSNEILPGIRRKNILEFAGKAGLKVEQRAFTMNDVYSADEVFISAATLLLLPVIKADGKLINGGKIGKYVPILRQMYADKIKKEAGIL from the coding sequence ATGAACGGAATTGTATATATAAATGGAGAATTTGTAAAAGCTGATGAGGCTAAAGTAAGTGCTTTTGACAGAGGATTTATATTTGGAGACGGAATATACGAAGTTGTGCCGGTTCTTAATGGAAAGCTTGTAGATAGAGAGGATTTTTGGCATAGATTTGATAATAGCTTAGCGGCCATTGAATTAAATTTGCCTTGCTCAAAGAGCGAATTTGAAGATATATTAAAAGAGGTTATAAGCAAAAATAGCTTGCAAGAAGGCGGGGTATATATGCAGATAACCCGTGGAGTGGCAGAGAGAAATTTTAAGTTTCTAAAGGGACTTAAGCCTACTATTTTTGTATTTTGCTACGAACAAAAGATTATCGAAAATCCAGATTCAAAAACAGGCATAGAGATAGTAGGTGTCGAAGACATACGCTGGAAGCGTCGAGATATCAAGTCTATCTCACTTCTGGCTCAATGTTACGCAAAAGAGCAAGCGGTAAAAAGAGGTGCTTATGAAGGGTTTATGGTAGAAGATGGCTTCGTAACCGAAGCTACAAGCTCTAGCGCATTTATTATAAAAGACGGTGTTTTGATAACCAAGCCTCTTTCAAATGAAATTTTACCAGGAATTCGCAGAAAAAACATTTTGGAATTTGCTGGTAAAGCCGGTCTTAAAGTCGAGCAACGCGCATTTACAATGAACGATGTATATAGCGCTGATGAAGTTTTTATATCTGCTGCTACACTTTTGCTTCTGCCTGTCATTAAAGCTGACGGAAAGCTTATAAATGGAGGCAAAATAGGCAAGTATGTACCTATTTTAAGGCAGATGTATGCAGATAAGATAAAAAAAGAGGCTGGAATTTTATAA
- a CDS encoding bifunctional C40 family peptidase/M15 family metallopeptidase, with amino-acid sequence MKQIAFLIFIAIFFTSCSKNALTPKNDAEKSLNKESMGRISYLNLDIEQDELSLPTNQKNLKFDAEALLKKRFGVLYLKKPPVSKKEAFWAINLYKNSKNRQYYGLNFKPIKDEWFYNLQTSANTPAFGTLSLPAITTANTSLRNLPTDEPIFINPARAGEGYPFDYLQLSTISIGTPVLLSHYSLDRAWAFVGSDNAWAWIKANDIQILSHQEVKELTNSNFITITKDKSPVYNANGNFLFFARVGAILPFIKQDEYKFYGEIYTRSGVKKYEISKQISATYPLIFNDQNIKKLASGMLEQPYGWGGFGDNRDCSLFTQDFLGEFGIWLPRNSLAQSKIGKQISLENLSNEEKIKKIKDEALPYLTLLHLPGHIMLYAGIKDGTPIVIHDMWGLKTKNDGRALVGGVAITSLEIGQDREDIDSKNLLISKIDSMNILVPKPTLQDIIAKAYDVNISENSVIFKDGTTEIFDDKKAKNKEELLNSADIEDIFADEYPLFKPLTLPINDAGRYRNYALLDKIYGADEKSIRANLVDVIWLKNHVNKKFKFNSKNGAAKALEAVSKELDELIGKEPEMIKFLDNPSGTFNYRLIAKTNRKSAHAYGIAIDINTDKSDYWQWSKDGVYKNQIPESIVKIFEKHGFIWGGRWISFDTMHFEYRPEFLYRW; translated from the coding sequence TTGAAACAGATAGCTTTTTTAATTTTTATAGCTATATTTTTTACTTCATGTTCAAAAAATGCTTTGACACCCAAAAACGATGCTGAAAAATCACTTAATAAAGAGAGTATGGGTAGAATCTCCTATCTAAATTTAGATATAGAACAAGACGAACTATCACTTCCTACAAACCAAAAAAACCTCAAATTTGACGCAGAAGCTCTACTGAAAAAACGCTTCGGAGTGCTTTATCTAAAAAAGCCACCTGTTAGTAAAAAAGAGGCTTTTTGGGCTATAAATTTATACAAAAACTCTAAAAACAGACAGTATTACGGACTAAATTTCAAGCCTATTAAAGATGAGTGGTTTTACAATCTTCAAACTAGCGCAAACACTCCAGCCTTTGGCACACTTTCTCTTCCGGCAATTACGACAGCTAACACTAGCCTTAGAAATCTCCCGACGGATGAGCCTATCTTTATAAATCCTGCACGCGCAGGAGAAGGCTATCCATTTGATTATTTGCAGCTTTCAACTATATCTATAGGAACTCCGGTTTTGCTCTCGCACTACTCGCTAGATAGGGCTTGGGCGTTTGTGGGAAGCGATAACGCCTGGGCATGGATTAAGGCTAACGACATTCAAATTTTAAGCCATCAAGAGGTAAAAGAGCTAACAAACTCAAATTTTATAACTATAACAAAAGACAAATCTCCAGTTTATAATGCAAATGGAAATTTCTTGTTTTTTGCCCGAGTAGGTGCGATTTTGCCATTTATAAAACAGGATGAATATAAATTTTACGGGGAAATTTACACCAGAAGTGGGGTAAAAAAATATGAAATTTCAAAGCAAATTTCAGCCACATATCCGCTTATTTTTAACGATCAAAATATTAAAAAACTAGCTTCTGGTATGCTAGAGCAACCTTACGGTTGGGGAGGTTTTGGAGATAACCGAGACTGCTCTTTATTTACACAAGATTTCCTAGGAGAGTTTGGAATCTGGCTTCCTAGAAATTCACTAGCCCAAAGTAAAATAGGAAAACAAATTTCGCTAGAAAATCTATCAAACGAGGAAAAGATAAAAAAGATAAAAGATGAAGCCTTGCCATATCTAACTCTGCTTCATTTACCCGGACACATAATGCTCTATGCCGGGATAAAAGACGGTACGCCAATCGTTATTCATGATATGTGGGGACTAAAAACCAAAAATGACGGAAGAGCTTTAGTGGGAGGGGTGGCAATAACCTCGCTTGAAATCGGACAAGATAGAGAGGATATAGATAGTAAAAATTTGTTAATTTCCAAGATAGACTCTATGAATATCTTAGTGCCAAAACCGACACTTCAAGATATAATAGCCAAAGCCTATGATGTAAATATAAGTGAAAATTCAGTGATTTTTAAAGACGGCACTACTGAAATTTTTGATGACAAAAAAGCAAAAAACAAAGAAGAATTACTAAATAGTGCGGACATAGAGGATATTTTTGCGGACGAATATCCATTATTTAAGCCACTAACCTTACCTATAAACGATGCTGGCAGATATAGAAACTACGCACTTTTAGATAAAATTTACGGAGCCGATGAAAAAAGCATAAGGGCAAATTTAGTAGATGTAATATGGCTTAAAAACCATGTAAATAAAAAGTTTAAATTTAACTCTAAAAACGGTGCCGCAAAGGCTCTTGAGGCAGTTTCAAAAGAGCTTGATGAGCTTATTGGCAAAGAGCCTGAGATGATTAAATTTTTAGACAATCCATCAGGAACATTTAACTACCGACTGATTGCTAAAACAAATCGTAAAAGTGCGCACGCTTACGGCATAGCAATAGATATAAATACCGATAAGAGCGATTATTGGCAGTGGAGCAAGGATGGCGTATATAAAAATCAAATTCCAGAATCAATAGTCAAAATATTTGAAAAACATGGATTTATCTGGGGCGGTCGCTGGATCAGCTTTGACACAATGCATTTTGAATACCGCCCAGAATTTTTATATAGGTGGTAA
- a CDS encoding ATP-dependent DNA helicase, producing the protein MERSNLFLTGRGGVGKSYITTSVIKHYKNELKNVVVLGSTGISAVSVGGVSVHSFFKFGICSNLEELRGLDKKQKSQLSKVKAVLDSCDLLVIDEISMVSAGLMEMIYYRLINSKFVGRIMLVGDFYQLPPVQKKETNQNSLFQFVYAFSSYAWSEFGLKNIELVKSKRTKDLEFYEILSNLRVGRLDEKVIKYIENLCVDKFDIDDNTSVLFGRNYEADRLNSAMLEKLDSKLEISNALVEIHDGKLHEKSLENWINSLSVPEILHIKVGARVIFVTNKWGEYYNGERGVIMQILKDSNNIESVIVQKTNGEIIEVMPSRFELTEFELVDDNIEQRVRASFLQFPFKLAYALTIHKSQGMSIGSLVCDLNHIFANGQLYVALSRATDPKKLKLIYQRGQNFRDYLRSVVKIDEEVDKFYRENIFENIKEEI; encoded by the coding sequence TTGGAGAGATCAAACTTATTCTTAACCGGTAGAGGCGGGGTAGGTAAGAGCTACATAACGACTTCTGTCATAAAACACTATAAAAATGAGCTTAAAAATGTAGTAGTATTGGGAAGTACTGGAATAAGTGCAGTTAGTGTAGGCGGGGTTAGTGTGCATAGTTTTTTTAAATTCGGAATTTGCTCGAATTTGGAGGAGTTAAGAGGACTTGATAAAAAACAAAAGTCGCAACTAAGCAAAGTAAAGGCGGTTCTTGATAGCTGTGATCTGCTTGTGATAGATGAGATATCTATGGTTAGCGCCGGGCTTATGGAGATGATTTACTATAGACTTATAAACTCTAAATTTGTAGGCAGAATAATGCTTGTCGGGGATTTTTATCAGCTTCCTCCGGTGCAGAAAAAAGAGACTAATCAAAATTCTTTATTTCAATTTGTTTATGCATTTAGCTCCTATGCGTGGAGTGAATTCGGTCTTAAAAACATAGAGTTAGTAAAATCAAAACGGACAAAAGATCTAGAGTTTTATGAAATTTTATCTAATTTAAGAGTGGGTAGATTAGATGAGAAAGTTATAAAATATATTGAAAATTTATGCGTAGATAAATTTGATATAGATGATAACACTAGTGTGCTTTTTGGTAGAAACTATGAGGCTGATAGACTAAATTCTGCAATGCTTGAAAAGCTTGACAGTAAACTTGAAATATCAAATGCCTTGGTTGAAATTCACGATGGAAAATTACACGAAAAGAGTCTTGAAAACTGGATAAATAGTCTTAGCGTGCCTGAAATTTTGCACATCAAAGTTGGTGCCAGAGTAATTTTTGTCACTAACAAATGGGGTGAATATTATAACGGTGAGCGCGGAGTTATAATGCAAATTTTAAAAGATAGCAATAATATAGAAAGCGTCATAGTGCAAAAGACAAATGGCGAGATAATCGAGGTGATGCCAAGTAGGTTTGAGCTTACAGAATTTGAGCTAGTTGATGATAATATAGAGCAAAGAGTCAGGGCTTCTTTTTTGCAGTTTCCGTTTAAACTAGCCTATGCTCTTACTATTCATAAATCGCAAGGAATGAGTATAGGTAGCTTAGTTTGCGATCTAAATCATATTTTTGCAAACGGACAGCTTTATGTTGCACTATCTAGGGCTACAGATCCTAAAAAGCTAAAGCTGATATACCAAAGAGGGCAAAATTTTAGGGATTATTTAAGAAGTGTTGTTAAAATTGATGAAGAGGTTGATAAATTTTATAGGGAAAATATCTTTGAGAATATTAAGGAGGAGATATGA
- the lolA gene encoding LolA-like outer membrane lipoprotein chaperone: MKKFILFLSLYIASFASNLDFNTIQGDFTQTVTSNKTSIDYSGKFYLRKDNNALWIYTRPTAKKIYFDNKKVVVLEETLEQAIISRVKNMPNLGDILKEAKKIKEGLYKADFDDTEYFLTMKGIYPTRIDYEDRLGNKIKIIFQNVVKNYEITNEFLTPVIPSHYDVINH; this comes from the coding sequence ATGAAAAAATTTATACTATTTTTATCCCTTTATATAGCCTCTTTTGCATCCAATCTCGACTTCAATACAATTCAAGGTGATTTCACACAAACAGTTACAAGCAATAAGACTTCAATAGACTATAGCGGTAAATTTTATCTCAGAAAAGACAACAATGCACTTTGGATATACACTAGACCAACGGCAAAAAAAATATATTTTGACAATAAAAAAGTAGTAGTTTTAGAAGAAACTTTGGAGCAAGCCATAATTTCAAGAGTAAAAAATATGCCAAATTTGGGAGATATTTTAAAAGAGGCGAAGAAAATCAAAGAAGGTCTATACAAGGCCGATTTTGACGATACCGAATATTTTTTGACTATGAAGGGTATCTATCCAACTAGAATTGACTATGAAGACAGACTTGGAAACAAGATAAAAATAATATTTCAAAACGTAGTCAAAAACTACGAAATAACTAATGAGTTTTTAACTCCGGTTATCCCGTCACACTACGATGTGATAAATCACTAA